One stretch of Euphorbia lathyris chromosome 7, ddEupLath1.1, whole genome shotgun sequence DNA includes these proteins:
- the LOC136235769 gene encoding small ribosomal subunit protein eS4-like, with product MLDKLGGAFAPKPSSGPHKSRECLPLILIMRNRLKYALTYREVIAILMQRHVLVDGKVRTDQTYPSGFMDVVSIPKTNENFRLLYDTKGRFRLHSIRDDEAKFKLCKVGSVQFGQKGIPYLNTYDGRTIRYPDPLIKANDTIKLDLESNKITAFIKFDVGNIVMVTGGRNRGRVGVIKNREKHKGCFETIHMEDATGHEFATRLGNVFTIGKGTKPWVSLPKGKGIKLSIIEEARKRQAAAAQTVS from the exons ATGCTTGACAAACTTGGTGGTGCTTTT GCACCCAAACCATCATCTGGACCTCACAAGTCCAGGGAATGCTTGCCGTTAATTCTTATCATGCGTAACAGGCTTAAGTATGCTCTCACTTATCGTGAAGTCATTGCTATTCTAATGCAGCGTCATGTTCTCGTTGATGGGAAGGTTAGGACAGATCAAACGTATCCTTCTGGTTTTATGG ATGTTGTGTCAATTCCAAAAACAAATGAGAACTTTCGTCTCCTCTATGACACCAAAGGCCGCTTCCGTCTCCATTCCATTAGAGATGATGAGGCAAAG TTCAAGCTTTGCAAAGTCGGCTCGGTTCAATTTGGCCAAAAGGGAATCCCTTACCTCAACACCTATGATGGGCGCACTATTCGTTATCCAGATCCACTCATCAAAGCCAATGACACTATAAAGCTAGACCTGGAGAGCAACAAAATTACTGCATTCATCAAGTTTGATGTGGGAAATATTGTGATGGTGACTGGAGGGAGGAACAGAGGACGAGTTGGAGTGATAAAAAATAGGGAAAAGCACAAGGGATGTTTCGAGACTATTCACATGGAAGATGCAACCGGGCATGAGTTTGCTACCCGGTTGGGAAATGTGTTCACCATTGGAAAGGGGACAAAACCATGGGTATCTCTTCCAAAAGGGAAAGGTATTAAGCTGTCCATTATTGAGGAGGCGAGAAAGAGGCAGGCTGCAGCAGCACAAACAGTTTCCTAA